A region of Polyangiaceae bacterium DNA encodes the following proteins:
- a CDS encoding protein kinase yields the protein MDILPGTIVANRYRITGQLGRGGMGEVFAAENTRTGRPVAIKLLHADAKTKASSVERFRREARASGSINSDYVTQVLDVDDDPNYGIVLVFELLEGESLIDRLKRTGPIPFDELHAIIEQVWMGLADAHRVGIIHRDLKPSNVFLERRPDGSTRVKILDFGISKLPKTMEGETLTEMGQSLGTFSFMPPEQIGKAKTVDHRADIYACTTLIYQSLTGQLPYIAKNVLVMVEQKAKMPPRTVAEALEEPVDPRLEAFMAKGLARDVNERFQSAGEALAAWRELMQRTSNPMRASAAPAPQPPPVWSQSSSSAPLVRPPPPVDISTRNDQRPMGPPIYNEATTDDVVATVAMPRARLLPTAPAATNPAPTTPPATSYAPRENLAATIAMPITSGPAGGYAGASGSGTYGVAQPPTNTPVPYAHPSAAQPGYANPPQAQGVGGYPQQGWPGNAPPNSGQWRQQTGPSMPAAVEPTAVELPQKRPIPFLFWGILAALLGFAIVGVVLYLTRS from the coding sequence TTGGACATCCTGCCGGGCACCATCGTTGCAAACCGTTACCGGATCACCGGCCAGCTTGGTCGTGGCGGAATGGGCGAGGTGTTTGCTGCGGAAAACACCCGCACCGGTCGGCCCGTAGCCATCAAGCTGCTTCATGCCGATGCCAAGACGAAGGCTTCATCGGTCGAACGCTTCCGTCGCGAAGCGCGCGCGTCGGGGTCGATCAACAGCGACTACGTTACGCAAGTGCTCGATGTCGACGACGATCCCAACTACGGCATCGTTCTCGTCTTCGAGCTGCTCGAAGGGGAAAGTCTCATCGATCGCTTGAAGCGAACGGGGCCGATTCCGTTCGACGAGCTGCATGCGATCATCGAGCAGGTTTGGATGGGTTTGGCCGATGCACATCGCGTCGGCATCATTCATCGCGACCTCAAACCATCGAACGTGTTTCTCGAACGCCGTCCCGATGGATCGACACGCGTGAAGATCCTCGACTTCGGCATCTCGAAGCTCCCCAAGACCATGGAAGGCGAAACGCTGACCGAGATGGGGCAAAGCCTCGGCACGTTTTCGTTCATGCCGCCCGAACAGATCGGCAAGGCCAAGACGGTCGATCATCGAGCAGACATCTACGCATGCACGACGTTGATCTATCAGTCGCTCACGGGGCAGCTTCCGTACATCGCGAAGAACGTGCTGGTGATGGTCGAGCAGAAGGCGAAGATGCCACCACGCACGGTCGCGGAAGCGCTCGAGGAACCTGTCGATCCAAGGCTCGAAGCGTTCATGGCCAAAGGATTGGCGCGCGACGTGAACGAGCGGTTTCAATCGGCCGGCGAAGCACTTGCTGCATGGCGTGAGCTGATGCAGCGAACGTCGAATCCGATGCGAGCGAGCGCTGCGCCTGCACCGCAACCTCCGCCGGTGTGGTCGCAATCTTCATCGTCCGCGCCGCTCGTGCGCCCTCCGCCGCCCGTCGATATTTCGACGCGCAACGATCAGCGACCGATGGGTCCGCCGATCTACAACGAGGCCACGACGGACGACGTCGTCGCCACGGTAGCCATGCCGCGGGCGCGTCTCTTGCCCACTGCGCCGGCTGCGACAAACCCCGCGCCGACGACTCCGCCGGCGACGTCCTACGCGCCACGGGAAAACCTAGCAGCCACCATCGCGATGCCGATAACGAGCGGTCCTGCAGGTGGTTATGCGGGCGCATCGGGGTCGGGCACCTACGGTGTGGCGCAGCCGCCGACGAACACTCCGGTTCCGTACGCGCATCCGAGCGCCGCACAGCCTGGGTATGCGAATCCTCCGCAAGCACAAGGCGTGGGTGGGTATCCGCAGCAGGGATGGCCGGGGAATGCTCCGCCAAACTCTGGACAATGGCGTCAGCAAACGGGTCCGAGCATGCCCGCAGCCGTCGAGCCAACGGCTGTGGAGTTGCCGCAGAAGCGCCCCATTCCGTTCCTGTTTTGGGGGATATTGGCCGCGCTACTCGGGTTCGCGATCGTCGGCGTCGTGTTGTACTTGACCCGGTCGTGA
- the acs gene encoding acetate--CoA ligase — MSHDPITSLLKETRRFDPPADFVAQAKIASRKAYDALYRESIDDPDTFWRRETKDLVFRTTWTQTLDWTLPHAKWFVGATLNITESCLDKHMKTPTRNKAAILWEGEHGETRTLTYAQLHRETLLFAEALAKLGVEKGDRVAIYMGMVPEVVVAMLACARLGAVHTVIFGGFAADAIRDRVADCQAKVVITQDGGYRRGHVLELKATVDRALAQPEAKSVQKTVVFRQLGSEKCPVTMHEGRDVWWHDIVDPNGHATHEATIVDAEHPLFILYTSGSTGKPKGVLHTTAGYLTGVHVTSKYVFDLRDDDVYWCTADVGWVTGHSYIVYGPLSNGATCLMYEGAPNFPDWGRFWRLIERHRVTILYTAPTAIRAFMRQGESWPQKSDLSSLRLLGSVGEPINPEAWVWYYKHIGGERCPIVDTWWQTETGSIMMTTLPGAAFSKPGSTGLPFFGVQAEVVQKSGVPVKANEGGLLVLRHPWPSMLRTVWGDDDRYRKQYWSDIDGCYFTGDGARCDEDGYFWVVGRIDDVLNVAGHRIGTAEIESTLVSHPAVAEAAAVGRPDELKGQALVVFVSLRPGFTPGSELATTLANHVGQEIGKFARPDQIRFADALPKTRSGKIMRRLLKDVASGRETTGDTSTLEDLGVLAKLRADEE; from the coding sequence ATGTCGCACGATCCGATCACCAGTTTGTTGAAAGAAACCCGTCGGTTCGACCCACCGGCCGATTTCGTGGCGCAGGCCAAGATCGCATCACGAAAGGCCTACGACGCCCTCTACCGCGAAAGCATCGACGACCCCGATACGTTCTGGCGTCGCGAGACGAAAGATCTCGTCTTCCGCACGACGTGGACACAGACGCTCGACTGGACGTTGCCGCACGCGAAGTGGTTTGTCGGAGCAACCCTCAACATCACCGAGAGTTGTCTCGACAAACACATGAAGACGCCGACGCGCAACAAGGCGGCGATCCTCTGGGAAGGCGAACACGGCGAGACGCGCACGCTCACGTACGCGCAGCTTCATCGCGAAACGTTGCTCTTTGCGGAAGCGCTCGCGAAGCTCGGCGTCGAGAAGGGCGATCGCGTGGCGATCTACATGGGCATGGTGCCCGAAGTCGTCGTTGCGATGCTCGCGTGCGCGCGGCTCGGTGCAGTGCACACGGTCATTTTCGGCGGGTTTGCCGCAGACGCGATTCGTGATCGCGTCGCCGATTGCCAAGCGAAAGTGGTCATCACGCAAGACGGTGGCTACCGGCGCGGACATGTCCTCGAACTCAAGGCCACGGTCGACAGAGCGCTCGCGCAGCCCGAAGCGAAGAGCGTGCAGAAGACCGTCGTGTTCAGGCAGCTTGGAAGCGAGAAGTGCCCCGTGACGATGCACGAAGGACGCGACGTGTGGTGGCACGACATCGTCGATCCCAACGGCCATGCGACACACGAGGCGACCATCGTCGATGCCGAGCATCCGCTGTTCATCCTCTACACGTCGGGATCCACGGGCAAACCCAAGGGCGTTTTGCACACGACCGCCGGATACCTCACGGGCGTGCACGTCACGAGCAAGTACGTCTTCGATCTGCGCGACGACGACGTCTATTGGTGCACGGCGGACGTCGGTTGGGTGACGGGGCACAGCTACATCGTGTACGGCCCGCTCTCGAACGGCGCGACGTGCTTGATGTACGAGGGTGCGCCGAACTTCCCCGATTGGGGCCGCTTCTGGCGCCTCATCGAACGCCACCGCGTGACGATTCTCTACACCGCACCAACGGCGATTCGTGCGTTCATGCGGCAAGGCGAGAGCTGGCCGCAGAAGAGCGATTTGTCATCGCTGAGGCTCCTCGGATCCGTTGGAGAACCAATCAATCCCGAAGCGTGGGTTTGGTATTACAAACACATCGGCGGGGAGCGTTGTCCCATCGTGGACACGTGGTGGCAGACGGAAACGGGGTCGATCATGATGACCACGCTGCCGGGTGCGGCATTCTCGAAGCCAGGTTCCACGGGTTTGCCCTTCTTCGGTGTTCAAGCCGAAGTCGTGCAGAAGAGCGGCGTGCCAGTGAAAGCGAACGAAGGCGGGCTCCTCGTGCTTCGACATCCCTGGCCCTCGATGCTTCGCACCGTGTGGGGCGACGACGATCGCTATCGCAAGCAGTACTGGAGCGACATCGACGGTTGTTACTTCACCGGCGACGGCGCGCGTTGCGACGAAGACGGCTACTTCTGGGTCGTCGGGCGTATCGACGACGTGCTCAACGTTGCGGGTCATCGCATCGGCACGGCGGAAATCGAGAGCACGCTCGTGTCGCATCCAGCCGTTGCGGAAGCAGCCGCCGTGGGTCGTCCGGACGAACTCAAAGGACAAGCGCTCGTGGTCTTCGTTTCGCTGCGCCCGGGCTTTACGCCTGGCTCCGAGCTCGCAACGACGCTGGCCAACCACGTGGGCCAAGAAATTGGAAAGTTCGCGCGGCCCGATCAGATTCGTTTTGCCGATGCACTTCCGAAGACGAGGAGCGGCAAGATCATGCGTCGTCTGCTGAAAGACGTCGCATCTGGGCGCGAGACGACGGGCGACACGTCCACACTCGAAGATCTGGGTGTGCTCGCAAAGCTTCGCGCCGACGAAGAATGA
- a CDS encoding serine protease, with protein sequence MTKNIDPAAAASASYSESNPARGHTRGVNHRQRLWTAVTLATLSLGIAAPAFAQAPVAPPQLPPRTQPQPVRRAIPPLPAAHTAPIAPPPAALPAPRQAEPPAAPAAPKGPSVEEKALRGIVVIERAGQPIALGAALAGDGRVLTALSPLGSGNDIDVRFADGKVVRAKLGHHDRVWDLAFLVPQSGRWTEGLVASTKDPVRQDATIRSFSAVRGKLAPTQMVIRGRRTLLGADDATLPNAFELGARVSPLDLGAPIIDEDGRVVAMLARGCMPNEGRPCTPVAFGVPITAVRSFLKSVPATAVAPSAWLGIQGVAEIGSVAKGVRIESVQPDSPAAEAKLLAGDASVSDMIVAVDGVPVTSPETLAEAIRTHAVGEKVPLLVFGQGKYRQVTVLLRQAPDPRATPTTPPVQAELPTLGEPAPGTPGRPRTDLMERRR encoded by the coding sequence ATGACGAAAAACATCGACCCCGCCGCCGCTGCTTCTGCCTCTTACTCCGAATCGAACCCTGCACGCGGTCACACCCGAGGCGTGAATCATCGTCAACGGTTGTGGACGGCTGTCACCCTCGCCACGCTGTCCCTTGGCATCGCTGCTCCTGCTTTTGCGCAAGCCCCCGTCGCTCCTCCCCAGTTGCCTCCGCGAACGCAACCGCAGCCCGTGCGCCGCGCAATTCCGCCGCTTCCCGCAGCGCATACGGCTCCCATCGCGCCGCCACCCGCAGCGCTCCCTGCGCCTCGCCAAGCCGAGCCTCCTGCAGCTCCAGCAGCGCCCAAAGGTCCCTCCGTGGAAGAAAAGGCGCTTCGAGGCATCGTCGTCATCGAACGCGCCGGACAACCCATCGCGCTCGGTGCAGCGCTCGCTGGTGACGGTCGCGTCCTCACCGCGCTTTCTCCTCTTGGCTCCGGCAACGACATCGACGTTCGGTTTGCCGATGGCAAGGTTGTTCGTGCCAAACTCGGCCATCACGACCGCGTCTGGGACCTCGCCTTCCTCGTTCCTCAATCCGGCAGGTGGACCGAAGGACTCGTCGCATCGACGAAAGACCCCGTTCGGCAAGACGCAACGATTCGTTCGTTCTCGGCAGTTCGCGGCAAACTTGCACCCACGCAGATGGTCATTCGTGGCAGGCGCACCTTGCTCGGCGCCGATGACGCCACCTTGCCCAACGCATTCGAGCTCGGAGCTCGCGTTTCACCGCTCGACCTTGGAGCTCCCATCATCGACGAGGACGGGCGCGTCGTTGCGATGCTTGCTCGAGGCTGCATGCCGAACGAAGGTCGACCCTGCACACCCGTCGCGTTTGGCGTTCCAATCACCGCGGTTCGTTCGTTTTTGAAAAGCGTACCTGCGACGGCAGTTGCTCCTTCGGCATGGCTCGGCATTCAAGGCGTTGCCGAGATCGGCAGCGTCGCGAAAGGTGTTCGCATCGAGAGCGTCCAGCCGGATAGTCCTGCGGCCGAAGCGAAACTCTTGGCAGGTGACGCATCGGTCAGTGACATGATCGTCGCGGTCGATGGCGTGCCCGTGACGTCACCCGAAACGCTTGCCGAAGCCATTCGTACGCACGCGGTCGGCGAGAAAGTGCCGCTCTTGGTGTTTGGTCAAGGCAAATACCGTCAAGTCACCGTGCTTCTTCGACAAGCCCCCGATCCTCGCGCGACTCCCACGACCCCGCCTGTGCAAGCCGAACTGCCAACCCTTGGCGAACCGGCACCTGGCACACCGGGTCGCCCCAGGACCGACCTCATGGAACGCAGGCGATAA
- a CDS encoding sigma-70 family RNA polymerase sigma factor, giving the protein MAPALARAETLSEEKSVADEARAIEELIAAGDYREALARCARAYAAPIGRLCMAFTGSQADSEELVQETLVAAYHAFPTYRAEGSVRAFLYGIARRLCGRYTETQARQKARLHLVHDASASRTDAGDLALEKERARRAREALAKLKPSEREAVVLRYDAELGFRELALACGIDEATARKRVSRALARLRAEIGEE; this is encoded by the coding sequence ATGGCCCCGGCATTGGCACGTGCAGAAACGCTGAGTGAGGAGAAGTCGGTCGCGGACGAAGCACGCGCCATCGAAGAGCTGATCGCGGCGGGAGACTACCGCGAAGCGCTCGCACGGTGCGCTCGAGCATATGCAGCGCCGATAGGACGACTCTGCATGGCCTTCACCGGCTCACAAGCCGACAGTGAAGAGCTCGTGCAGGAAACGTTGGTCGCTGCGTATCACGCGTTTCCGACGTACCGGGCCGAAGGCAGCGTACGCGCGTTTCTGTACGGAATCGCGCGGCGACTGTGTGGACGGTACACCGAGACGCAGGCGCGTCAGAAGGCACGCCTGCACCTCGTGCACGACGCATCGGCGTCGCGTACCGACGCGGGCGACTTGGCGCTCGAAAAAGAGCGCGCTCGTCGTGCACGCGAAGCGCTCGCGAAGCTCAAGCCGAGCGAGCGTGAGGCCGTGGTGCTTCGTTACGACGCCGAGCTTGGCTTTCGCGAGCTGGCTTTGGCGTGTGGCATCGACGAGGCGACGGCGCGTAAGCGCGTAAGCCGCGCCCTTGCGCGTTTGCGCGCGGAAATCGGCGAGGAATGA
- a CDS encoding FecR domain-containing protein, which translates to MSTTETNQDRLCREVEERMTEVLDGTAPRELTDHIADCDACRDTRYEAERAASIVGKAGADFHADAGFADRILARIDVDKLPAPTASVPRSLTSASSSTTASTPTSITASKPESSSKSADAPTSSEKVSERAAIESAKTELAMPARHDTLPSETTASTEPSESGASRPTGTLVDSAAPARAVTQPEAPASVERPKKAAEKAPEKPKAAASAKVIPLFRRPKIVAGVLGTLAAAAAVGFYLKNPSDKRTTDTPRVAEAVWTGKVESVSRASADKTGGLEACDASNRCWPLAAGKEVKGGTTLRTDARTRAYVSLADGSVLALDRGSSVSIQEGKDRVAKVESGAIVADVAWIKGATPARFAFGTGEVEVLGTKLMLTANNDRASVEVARGTVRVRPSSGKWTEVRAGEEATIERGREPVVASSASVADSMEWSDRSPEELDAPVLRGVGELRARKPGQTTEKDRAVRLAKHSVKVRVVDVVARTEIDETFTNDTDEELEGIYRFPLPPGAQIERLALEVDGKLMEGAFVDRDKGAAIWRGVIQNAAPKTPKPREEIIWVPGPWRDPALLEWQRGGRFELKIFPIPRKGSRRVVLAYTQTVEQAAGVRRFTYPLAHDPSGTTKIDAFDLDLQVIGHDKSFGIQTRGYELATAGGDPTGDRRTFQANQFVPAGDLTVEYALPDRDREATAWAYRMDSTAGLEPEKPVDGPAVTKAKTTEEKEAAEAAKAIAFDSSPYVAIAVRPKLPRWQEAKERVHAIVVDTSRSMVGERFARATRLASTIVREMDRRDTFVVLACDTVCKPMTTDGRTSIPSPSAPGAAAAGEVERFLGSIEPDGGSDMSAAASAARSAVGSLGSKELRIIYLGDGTPTVGPTRASHIEAGVRSSMPASGASIVAVALGADADMTSLGALARGGGGVVIPYVPGQKVSSAALDVLSAAYGVTLRDPEIELPPGLTQITPSRMDPIRAGGETFVVARMSAGDSIDGSIKLRGRVSDERFEQTYPIKILASTSSGNAFVPRLYAAAKIAELERTGGQASKLAAIELSKRFAVASRFTSLLVLESEAMMNAFGLERTRLAPSFTGEVGAQSSTADADNEAQLDEEAKKEAESAGPLGGADVASGTGNGYGAGAGVLGGAGGPFPAPTTASPAPAKPSMNAEPRAPAAEVPGDAFEQAPRPAPKTRRSVDDADPWGAPSRDWGRRRRLVPMKKIFERKASFEATNTLAAQNASKLLLAENTLAATPDSRDKTIDLFALYSTSGRIGEAQELTSKWASRDALDPDALLARSDLAARQGDRERAIRILGGLVDVRPGDRTMQTRLAELHEAAGNRALACEHRIALADMASDDAKLVAEAIRCANALGMTDLASLLRLDASAPVRTAIDKLLAQPAPITNAVVRGDIQVSAEWTGGVDLDIGLIDSKGRRTSWLGAGGKALVSARDATSTRAETIGLTGALSGSYIIEVARADGADANVPVRGELTLKLAGETRKVPFLLTGARAEVGTMRVFFTSRLVPL; encoded by the coding sequence ATGAGCACGACCGAGACAAACCAGGATCGACTCTGCCGAGAAGTCGAAGAACGCATGACCGAGGTGCTCGACGGCACGGCGCCGCGCGAGCTGACCGATCACATCGCCGATTGCGACGCTTGCCGAGACACGCGTTACGAAGCCGAACGCGCTGCAAGCATCGTGGGCAAAGCGGGCGCCGACTTCCATGCCGACGCAGGGTTTGCCGATCGCATCCTCGCGCGCATCGACGTGGACAAACTCCCCGCGCCCACAGCATCCGTCCCCCGCAGCCTCACGTCCGCATCATCGAGCACGACCGCAAGCACGCCGACGAGCATCACGGCGAGCAAGCCTGAATCGTCGTCGAAAAGCGCAGATGCTCCGACGAGCTCGGAGAAGGTCAGCGAACGAGCGGCCATCGAGTCAGCGAAGACCGAGCTCGCGATGCCCGCACGTCACGACACGCTGCCATCCGAAACGACCGCGTCGACTGAGCCGAGCGAATCGGGTGCGTCGCGACCAACCGGCACGCTCGTCGATTCGGCGGCGCCTGCACGAGCGGTCACGCAGCCGGAAGCACCCGCATCGGTCGAACGTCCGAAGAAGGCGGCCGAGAAGGCTCCCGAAAAACCGAAGGCTGCAGCGAGTGCCAAGGTCATCCCGCTGTTTCGACGTCCGAAGATCGTCGCGGGTGTGCTCGGCACGCTTGCCGCAGCGGCAGCCGTCGGGTTTTATTTGAAAAACCCCAGCGACAAACGCACGACCGATACGCCTCGCGTCGCGGAAGCCGTTTGGACGGGCAAGGTCGAGTCGGTGTCACGGGCATCGGCAGACAAGACGGGAGGCCTCGAAGCTTGCGATGCGAGCAACCGGTGCTGGCCGCTCGCTGCGGGCAAGGAAGTGAAGGGCGGAACGACGCTGCGCACGGATGCGCGCACGCGAGCATACGTGTCGCTCGCGGATGGTTCGGTGCTCGCGCTCGATCGTGGTTCGTCCGTGTCGATCCAAGAAGGCAAGGATCGCGTCGCGAAGGTCGAGTCAGGGGCGATCGTTGCCGACGTTGCGTGGATCAAGGGTGCGACTCCGGCACGTTTCGCATTCGGAACGGGCGAAGTCGAAGTGCTCGGCACGAAGCTCATGCTGACGGCAAATAACGATCGCGCGAGCGTGGAAGTTGCTCGAGGCACCGTGCGCGTGCGCCCGTCGTCCGGGAAGTGGACGGAAGTGCGCGCGGGTGAAGAAGCAACGATCGAACGTGGCCGAGAGCCCGTCGTTGCGAGCTCGGCAAGCGTCGCAGACTCGATGGAGTGGAGCGATCGTTCGCCGGAAGAGCTGGACGCTCCCGTGCTGCGTGGCGTAGGTGAGCTCCGCGCGCGCAAACCGGGACAAACGACGGAGAAGGACCGCGCGGTTCGTCTTGCCAAACATTCGGTCAAGGTGCGCGTGGTCGATGTCGTCGCTCGAACGGAGATCGACGAAACGTTCACGAACGACACGGACGAGGAGCTCGAAGGGATCTATCGCTTCCCGCTTCCACCTGGCGCGCAGATCGAACGGCTGGCGCTCGAAGTGGACGGCAAGTTGATGGAAGGCGCGTTCGTCGATCGAGACAAGGGCGCAGCCATTTGGCGCGGCGTGATTCAGAACGCGGCGCCGAAGACGCCGAAGCCGCGTGAAGAGATCATTTGGGTGCCTGGTCCATGGCGCGATCCGGCGCTGCTCGAATGGCAACGTGGCGGTCGGTTTGAGCTCAAAATATTCCCGATTCCGCGAAAAGGCTCTCGACGTGTCGTGCTCGCTTACACGCAGACTGTGGAGCAAGCAGCAGGCGTTCGACGCTTCACGTACCCACTTGCGCACGATCCGAGCGGCACGACGAAGATCGATGCGTTCGACCTCGACCTGCAAGTGATCGGTCACGACAAATCGTTTGGGATCCAAACACGTGGATACGAGCTTGCAACGGCAGGCGGAGATCCCACGGGCGATCGGCGCACGTTCCAGGCAAATCAGTTCGTTCCCGCGGGTGATCTGACGGTCGAGTACGCGCTTCCCGATCGGGATCGCGAAGCCACGGCATGGGCGTACCGCATGGATTCCACGGCGGGGCTCGAACCGGAAAAACCCGTCGATGGACCTGCGGTAACGAAGGCGAAAACGACCGAGGAAAAGGAAGCGGCGGAAGCTGCAAAAGCCATCGCGTTCGATTCGTCGCCGTACGTCGCCATCGCCGTCAGGCCAAAGCTTCCGCGTTGGCAAGAAGCGAAAGAGCGCGTGCATGCCATCGTGGTCGATACGAGCCGTTCGATGGTGGGTGAACGTTTCGCGCGAGCGACGCGATTGGCCTCGACGATCGTTCGCGAAATGGATCGGCGCGACACGTTCGTCGTGCTCGCATGCGACACCGTATGCAAGCCGATGACGACCGACGGCCGCACATCAATCCCGTCGCCGTCGGCACCGGGAGCTGCCGCTGCTGGTGAAGTCGAACGGTTCCTCGGCAGCATCGAACCGGATGGTGGCAGCGACATGTCGGCAGCCGCGAGCGCTGCACGTAGCGCCGTCGGTAGTTTGGGCAGCAAAGAATTGCGCATCATCTACCTCGGCGATGGCACGCCCACGGTTGGTCCCACACGCGCATCGCACATCGAGGCGGGCGTGCGCAGCTCGATGCCCGCGAGCGGCGCATCGATCGTCGCCGTTGCGCTCGGTGCCGATGCCGACATGACGTCACTCGGCGCGCTCGCACGCGGTGGCGGTGGCGTCGTCATTCCTTATGTGCCCGGACAAAAGGTTTCTTCCGCGGCGCTCGACGTTCTTTCGGCCGCGTACGGTGTGACGCTGCGCGATCCAGAGATCGAGCTGCCGCCCGGACTCACGCAGATAACGCCGTCGCGCATGGACCCCATTCGCGCCGGTGGAGAAACGTTTGTCGTGGCACGCATGTCGGCTGGCGACTCGATCGATGGATCGATCAAGCTTCGTGGGCGCGTATCAGACGAGCGGTTCGAACAGACGTACCCGATCAAGATCCTCGCCTCGACGAGCTCCGGCAACGCGTTCGTTCCGCGGCTGTACGCAGCAGCGAAGATCGCGGAGCTGGAACGCACGGGTGGCCAAGCGAGCAAGCTGGCGGCGATCGAGCTGTCGAAACGGTTCGCGGTCGCGAGTCGTTTCACGTCGCTGCTCGTGCTCGAAAGCGAAGCCATGATGAACGCCTTCGGCCTCGAACGAACGCGCCTCGCTCCCTCGTTCACGGGTGAAGTCGGTGCGCAAAGCTCGACGGCGGACGCGGACAACGAAGCGCAACTCGACGAGGAAGCGAAGAAGGAGGCCGAAAGCGCCGGTCCGCTCGGCGGTGCTGACGTGGCAAGCGGCACGGGCAACGGCTACGGGGCCGGCGCCGGCGTACTGGGTGGTGCTGGTGGGCCATTCCCTGCTCCCACGACGGCATCACCTGCTCCAGCCAAACCGTCGATGAACGCTGAGCCAAGAGCACCCGCGGCAGAAGTTCCGGGAGACGCATTCGAACAAGCTCCACGACCTGCGCCGAAGACGCGACGTAGCGTCGACGATGCCGACCCCTGGGGCGCACCTTCTCGAGACTGGGGACGACGCCGACGCCTCGTCCCCATGAAGAAGATCTTTGAACGCAAAGCATCGTTCGAAGCGACGAACACGCTTGCTGCTCAAAATGCTTCCAAGCTGCTTCTCGCGGAGAACACGCTTGCTGCAACGCCGGACAGCCGTGACAAGACGATCGACTTGTTCGCGCTGTACTCGACGTCGGGTCGCATCGGTGAAGCGCAGGAACTAACGTCGAAATGGGCCAGCCGCGACGCGCTCGATCCGGATGCTCTACTCGCACGATCCGATCTCGCTGCGCGGCAAGGCGATCGCGAACGAGCCATTCGCATCCTCGGCGGCCTCGTCGATGTTCGTCCGGGCGATCGCACGATGCAGACGCGGTTGGCCGAATTGCACGAAGCTGCAGGCAACCGAGCTCTTGCGTGCGAACACCGCATCGCTTTGGCTGATATGGCGTCGGACGACGCGAAGCTCGTAGCCGAAGCGATCCGTTGTGCAAACGCGCTTGGCATGACGGATCTCGCGAGCCTCTTGAGGCTCGACGCAAGCGCTCCCGTGCGCACGGCGATCGACAAGTTGCTCGCACAACCCGCGCCCATCACGAATGCGGTCGTTCGTGGCGACATACAAGTCAGCGCCGAATGGACGGGTGGCGTGGACCTCGACATCGGCCTCATCGACTCGAAGGGTCGCCGAACTTCGTGGCTCGGCGCAGGCGGCAAGGCGCTCGTGAGCGCACGTGATGCAACCAGCACGCGCGCCGAGACGATCGGGCTGACGGGTGCGTTGTCGGGCAGTTACATCATCGAAGTGGCGCGGGCAGACGGCGCCGATGCAAACGTTCCGGTCCGCGGTGAACTGACCCTCAAACTCGCGGGCGAAACGCGCAAGGTTCCCTTCTTGCTCACGGGCGCACGTGCCGAAGTTGGAACGATGCGCGTCTTCTTCACCTCGCGGCTCGTTCCCCTCTGA
- a CDS encoding Stp1/IreP family PP2C-type Ser/Thr phosphatase: MAQQLRIEVAGETNVGRKRNHNEDNFAIMTEYGLFIVADGMGGHASGEVASKMAVDSMQEFFAQTQDDPERTWPYKMDRSKGYEENRLITGIKLANLRIYETAQRESKKRGMGTTFVGIFTANDGVYIAHVGDSRVYRYRDSKLECLTEDHSLLNDYIKMKRLTPEEIANFPHKNVIVRALGMKETVKVDTRFEVPAVNDTYVLCSDGLSGPVSDPEIAEILGKYPDITTAAAKLIERANENGGPDNVTCVVVRWTH; encoded by the coding sequence GTGGCTCAACAGCTTCGAATTGAGGTAGCCGGCGAAACGAACGTCGGCCGCAAGCGCAACCATAACGAGGACAACTTCGCGATCATGACGGAGTATGGCCTGTTCATCGTTGCCGATGGAATGGGTGGTCATGCTTCGGGCGAAGTCGCATCGAAGATGGCAGTCGACTCGATGCAGGAGTTCTTCGCGCAGACCCAAGACGATCCCGAGCGCACGTGGCCCTACAAGATGGACCGCTCGAAGGGCTACGAAGAAAATCGTCTGATCACGGGCATCAAGCTCGCCAATTTGCGCATCTACGAAACGGCGCAACGCGAATCGAAAAAACGCGGCATGGGCACGACGTTCGTCGGCATTTTCACGGCGAATGATGGCGTTTACATCGCGCACGTCGGCGACAGCCGCGTCTATCGCTACCGCGATTCGAAGCTCGAGTGCCTCACCGAAGACCACTCGCTGCTCAACGACTACATCAAGATGAAGCGCCTCACGCCCGAGGAAATCGCGAACTTCCCGCACAAGAACGTCATCGTTCGCGCGCTCGGCATGAAGGAGACCGTCAAGGTCGATACGCGCTTCGAAGTACCCGCCGTCAACGACACGTACGTGCTCTGCTCCGACGGTTTGTCTGGGCCGGTGAGTGACCCCGAGATCGCCGAAATCCTAGGGAAATATCCGGACATCACCACGGCCGCAGCGAAGCTCATCGAACGCGCCAACGAAAACGGCGGACCCGACAACGTCACGTGCGTCGTCGTTCGCTGGACACACTGA